In Nitrosococcus halophilus Nc 4, the genomic stretch GTGGACATGACTCGTGCATAACGATCTTTCATAGTTTGTATGGTCGCCTTTTGCAGTTCCGGAGTGACCGTGGTGCAACCATCCTCGATCAAAGTCGTGTAGAAACCTAGATCGCAGGCGTCGCGAATAGCTGTGGAGACACATTCATTGCTATAGACTCCAGCCACGAATAGGCCCGTAATCCCTAAGTTACGCAAGACATAGGACAAATTGGTGGAGCTAAAGACGCCGCTGGCGGTTTTGTTAATGATAATCTCATCTCCTTGGGGGGCGATTTCTGGCAGAAACTCCGCTTCCTTAGAGCCTGGCGGGGCATAGAGGCCTAAGCGTTTGTGTTGGGGGCCGCGATCACGACCGTCTTTTGTTAAGGACTGGATGCGGGTGTGAATGACCTCCAAGCCGTTGCTGCGAAAGGTGTCTTGCAGGCGCCGCACATTGGGTAAGACGATCTGTTCTAACTGGTCAAAGTAATAGAATTCGGGGGCCTCTTTAGGGACTTGCCCTTTGGGTAAATGGGCAAAAACTCCATAGCCAGGCGCCGCATCCAGGTATTGTAAGTCCACTACCAGCAGCGCGGTGCGGCCCCTTTCTAAGGATTCCACAACGGCGGGGATTTCGGTCACGGTCTCCCGGTAGCTGTCCCGCAATGGATCAAAACTTTCCTTTGAGGATGAGTTTGGTTTGGCCATGATGGTATTAATGAAAGCTTAGTGGGCTAGTTGATAGAGCGTATTTAACGCTACGTTGGCTCCTATTTCGATGTCCTCCCAGGGGGTCCATTCTGCCGGGGAATGACTGCGTCCCCCTTGGCTAGGAACAAAAATCATGCCTGCCCGGGTAAGGGTCGCCATGATTTGGGTGTCGTGGGCAGCTCCGCTTGGCATCTGCAAAGGCTCCACCCCGAGATTTCGGGCCGCATCAAAAATGGCCTCCATGAGGCCTGGGTCGCACTTGACCGGTTCAATCTCACTCAAAACTTCAAATTCGAACATGAGCCCTCGGCGACGGGCAATCGCAGAGAGGGCGCGGCGGAAGGCATCAGCTAAATCCCTAAGGATGACCCCTTCGGTGTCCCGCACATCCAGCGAGAATTTGACGCTTCCCGGGACTACATTGGCGGCTCCGGGAAAAATCTCTACCCGACCGATGGTCGCTACGCTACGAGCGCTGCCATTTTCTTCCAGGATCCGGGGGATTTCCCCAGCAAATTCAGCCAGGCCTTGAAAGGCATCCTGGCGCATGTCCATGGGGGTGGTGCCGGCATGGTTGGCCGTTCCCTTCAGGGTGGCCTCCCATTTGAACAAGCCGACGATGCCTTCAACCACACCAATGCTGACTCCCTCCCGTTCTAAAACGGGACCTTGTTCAATATGAAGTTCTAGAAAGGCGAGTACGCTTTCCGGCTTGCGCCGGGCCCGCAGGATATCCGTGGGATTAAGGCCCTGGGCCGTCATCACTTGGGAGAGGCTCATTCCGTCCAGGTCGCGGGCATTGTAAATAGCCTCAGGGGTGAGCTGGCCGCAGATAGCCTGAGACCCCAGCATGCCGCCGAAACGCCCTTCTTCATCGGTAAAAGCGATGGCTTCTACCGCATGGCGCAAAGACAGCCCCAGCTCCTTGAAGCGTCGCAGGCACTCCAGTCCCACCAATACCCCTAGGGCCCCATCGAGGTGGCCGGCTCCCGGTACCGTATCAATATGGGAGCCGGTCATGATGCTGGGACGTTGACCATCCCAATTGAAGCGGGCGTGGATATTCGCAGCCCCATCCACGTACAGATCTAATCCCGCTTCTTGAATGCGTTTTTGCAGCCATTCGCGGGCGGCCTGGTCGCCTTCGCTAAAGGCCATGCGGTAAAGGCTGTAATTTTCATGCCGGCCAATACGGGCTAAGGTCTCCACATCCGCTTGCAGCCGCTCGAAGTTCACCTTGAGGGATTTCGCCATCACTTGGCTCTCTCTTTTTGACTGTGCCGGGCTCCAGAGATTATAAGAACTAGGGTGGCAAGGAATACCACGGCCCCAGCGGCAAAGAAAGCAAAAGCGCGCGCGGGAGGATGGTGTCGGACAGTTACCGCTACCGGTGAACTCCATGGGCTTGTTGGCTGTCCCTGGTCCAAGGCGCGGACCCGATAAAAATATTGGCCGTTCTTGCGCCCGCTGATTAGCGTTGCTTGATCGGGACCTCGGTAAATCGTTGTTGGTTGGGTAAATCCCGCGTCACTAGCTTCTTGGAGTTCATAGCTTGAGGCTAACAACCCATTTCCCTGCCATTTTAGATGGTAAAATCCTGCTGTTGCAGTACGGCTGTCAGAGACGAGTTCCGGGACAAGGGGAGCTGCTTCAACCGCCCACGCCGATGAGGCTATAGGGAGAAGGACAATAATAACTGAAATAACTGATCTTAATTTTTCCGTAATACTGGCTCGAATCCTCATGATAATTTATGGCTGTTTCGGCCCTACTTATTGTGTCAAGTCAGAGGATATGGCGAATGGGCCAGGAGTTGTTTCGTCATCATATCCAAGGCAAATCTTTTTTCATTATACAAGCTTAGAGTCTAGGTTCCATAAATGGAGGATCAATCCGTTACTGCTCGCCATCGATCCCATAAGTCTGGTGTCAAAAAAAGCGTTTGGACTTTCGGAAAGTTTGGAATTGTCCCATTTAGACAGCGGTTGTTCAAATTAGCACAGGCCAAAATATCCCCTTTGGGGCGTCTTTACTGGGCACGCCCAAACTCTTTTATTGCTTTGATTTTGGGGGGGTTCTTAATTGTAGCCTTGCCTTTATCCGCCGGACTGATTATCGCCACTGTGGAAATGGAATACTTGGCGCGTCAAAGCACGGCAGCCGTTTATAAAAGCGTTCGGGTAACTCAAGGAAGTCGAATCTTGGGACAACAACTTATTGCAATGGAGCGTGCTGTGAGGCAATTTCAGGTGTTGAATGATCCTGCGCTATATCAGGCCTATATGGCTAACCGCCGCAAATTCCGGGATATTCTAGGGCAAATGTTAGAATTACCTCTCAGCGAGGAGCAACGGCAAGGGTTTGGCGCGCTGGCGCGTAAAGAGAGCGAGATTTACGATGTTTTGAGTCGTTATGCTTTAGATGCCGATGCCAGTAAACAAGCTCTCAACCAGTTTTCCGGCTTAGCACGCCAGGCACAGGCGCTACTAGCGGAGAGTAATCAGTTGGTGGGCGAAGAGGTTAATGCCCTGCAAGAGACGGCACGCAAGTCGAAGGAGTGGCTCTTTTGGCAAGCATTGATTCTTATTCCTGCGGCAGTGGCCATGGCCGGTTTGTTTACGGTCTTGATTAGGCGATATTTTCGCCAGTTTGACAAATCCATAAGGCGCCTGGGTGATGGGGATTTTGAGACCCCTATCAAGGTGACGGGTCCCCGTGACTTGGAAGCACTAGGGCAACAATTGGATTGGTTACGACAACGTTTGGTCGAGCTGGAAGAAGCCAAAACCAAGTTTCTTCGACACGTTTCCCATGAGCTCAAAACGCCGTTGGCAGCCCTGCGGGAGGGGGCGGAATTGCTTTGCGATCAGGTTACGGGCCGTTTGAATCCGCAGCAATTAGAAGTGGCCCGGATCTTACGTGACAATAGTTTGCGTTTGCAAAAGCTGATTGAAGATATGCTTCGCTTTAGCCTAGCAGGGAGCAATCAAATCGAACATATTCCCGAAGTCGTGCGGTTGGATCAGCTGATTAAAATCGTGTTATCTGATCACAAGCCGACCACGCTATCGAAGCGGGTTAAGCTCGTTGCAGATTTGAATCCGGTAAGAGTTTTTGGTGACCGGGAACGTTTGAAAGCCATTATTGATAATTTAGTGTCCAATGCCCTTAAGTATTCACCCTCTGATAGTTCAGTGAAGGTCAAATTAGCCCAGGAAGGCAATCAAGTCCACCTTGATGTGTGTGATTCCGGTCCCGGGGTTGCGTCTGAGGATGGAGAACGGATATTTGATTCCTTCTATCAAGGGAGGGCGCAGCCCTTAGGCCCCGTTAAAGGAACCGGCTTAGGACTTTCAATTGTAAAAGAAAGCGTCCTCGCCCATGGAGGCCATATCGAACTTATCAATAGTGGTCAAAGGGGAGCGCATTTTCGAGTGACTCTGCCTTTGACAGTGGCGGAGCAGCGCCCATGAGGGAGATAAGCTATGGGAAGGCACTAGGTGTGTTGGTGCTGGCTTTGTTGTTAGCCAGCTGTACCGCACTGAAATCTGCTTATCCAATTCCCGTTGATGAACTTTCTACTCCGCCACCCAACCACTTAGAACCGGATCCGAATAATTCGGTACTTCTGCTTCACTATTATCGTGGTTTGCGTTCCTTGTCAGAGGGGGAGCTGCGGCAAGAATTGGATCGAGCATGGCAGGCGACCGCCAAAGAGCCGACGGCCTTTGATCGCTTACGGCTGATTTTGCTCCTTTCTTTACCCGAGGCACCGTTCCAGGACTTGGAGCAAGCCCGGGGGATGTTGCATGATTTTCTAGAGACTGAGAATGCTGAAGGACTCTATGATTTGGCCTTATTGCTTCAAGGGTTTGTGGTGGAAGAGGCACAACAGGAACGTCGCTATCGTCTCCTTCAAGAAAAGCTCCAACAAAAAGAGGAGCAAGTGAGACGCTTGAGAAGTGGACTGAAATACCTTGATGGTCGTCGTAAGCAGGAGCAGGAGTGGGCCAAGAGCTTGGAGAAGCAACTAGAAGACGAGCGAGGAAGAGCGGAAACGTTAGAACGAAAGCTTGAGGCCCTTAAAACCATAGAAAAAAGGCTAGAGCACCGAAATCAATCCAAGGAGAATTTGGAACTACCTGAACAGGGAAAAGAATTAGATGAGTGAAAAAAACAGGATTCTACTGGTAGATGATGATCGCGATCTGCTGCGATTATTATCAATGCGTTTGGCTGGACGTGGTTACGAAACTGTAGTCGCGGAAAGCGGGGAAGAGGCGTTGGCTCAGGTGGAGTTGGCCCGCCCCCAAGCGGTAATCACCGATTTGCGAATGGAAGGAATGGATGGGATGGTGTTGGCGGACTGCATTCACCGCAAAAACCCAGCATTGCCGGTGATTATTTTGACCGCCCATGGTTCGATCCCCGATGCAGTGCATGCGACTAAAAATGGAGTCTTCGCTTTTCTGACTAAACCCTTCAATAGCCGGGAACTCTTGGCCCAAGTGGAGAAGGCGCTTCAGATTTCGGGTACCCACTACGCTTCGGAGAAAGAGCCGACAGAGAGTTGGCGCGAGGAGATCATCACCCGCAGCTCACTGATGGAGGATTTACTGAGTCAGGCTCGGCTAGTTGCCGAAAGCGATGCCAGCATTTGCCTGCGAGGTGACAGCGGGACGGGCAAGGAGTTACTGGCCAAAGCTATCCATAAGGCCAGCTCCCGGAATGAACAACCTTTTATTGCCGTTAACTGTGCGGCCATTCCAGAGTTGCTGCTGGAATCTGAGTTATTCGGCCATGCTAAAGGTGCGTTTACTGGCGCAACCCGGGATTATCCAGGACTATTTCAGGCCGCCCATGGGGGTACCTTGTTTCTGGATGAAATCGGGGATATGCCTTTTTCTCTCCAGGTAAAATTGCTACGGGCTTTGCAGGAGCAACAAGTACGGCCTGTGGGGAGTACCTCCACTGTCATGGTGGATGTGCGTATTATCTCGGCCACCCACAGAGATTTGGATGCAGAAGTACGTGATGGCAATTTTCGGGAAGATCTCTATTATCGGCTTAATGTGGTGGTATTGGAGATTCCACCCCTCGCCGAGCGGCGAGAAGATATCCTTCCCCTTGCCAGCCATTTTCTATCCACTATTGGGAATGGAATCAAGAAAAATGTTCGGGGGTTTTCCGGCGAAGCCATAGAGTTGTTGGTGAGTGCTCCTTGGCCGGGCAATGTACGCCAGCTCCATAATGTTGTGGAACAAACCGTCGCTTTGTCCACCACCCCCATTATTTCCGCTAAACTGGTCAAAAAAGCACTGCGGCAGCAGTCAGGCCAATTTCCTTCCTTTGCAGAAGCCCGGAGGCAGTTTGAGCAGGAATATCTGGCGGGCCTACTCAAAATCACCAATGGCAATGTGACTCAGGCGGCCCGTCTGGCCCAGCGTAATCGCACCGATTTTTATAAGCTTTTGCAACGTCATAACTTGGATCCTTCCGCATTTAAGCCTGTGAAGCGGCAGTAAGCACCAAATCTAATGAAGCCGCGAATGCACGCGAATGAACGCCATATCTTGAGCAGTTAGTCATGGAGTATGGGGAATTTGGGTTCATGATCCTGGCCCTTTTGGGGGGGATGCTCCTGGGGGGATTTTATTTTGGAGGGCTATGGCTGACCGTACGCCGTTTGCCTCATGTACGGCATCCCGCCTTATGGATGATGTTGAGCCTGGTGCTGCGCTCCGCGGTAGTACTTGCCTGTTTCTATTTCCTCTTGGGGAGCCATTGGGAACAAATACTGGCTGCTTTAGCGGGCATGCTGCTTATCCGTACTTTTCTCGTACGCCGCCTCCGGCCAAAGAGCGAAGAGGTGACACCCTCCTCACCCCGGAGACAGCAAATATAGGACGTAGGATGGGTAGAGCGCTAGCGAAACCCATCATTACAGCGGGTTTCATCATTATGTTATGACCGACTACCGTCGCTATCGTATCAAAGGTGGTTGTTATTTTTTCACCGTTGCGCTTGTGGACAGGGAACAGGGGGTGCTGATAGAAAATATTGGCCAATTACGGTTAGCATTTCGTGAGGTCATGGCCAACCATCCTTTTCAAATTGACGCCATTGTCATTCTGCCTGATCATCTGCATTGCATCTGGACCCTTCCTGAAGGGGACGATCGCTTTTCCATGCGGTGGCGCCAGATCAAATCCGCTTTCTCGCGGCAAGTTCCCAAGGTGGAGGCGCGATCAAAGAGCAGGATCAAGAAACGGGAAAGAGGTTTATGGCAACGCCGTTTTTGGGAACATGGGATACGGGATGATAGGGATTATCGCCAGCACCTGGATTATATTCATTACAATCCTGTAAAGCATGGTTATGTCCAGCGGGTTGTCGATTGGCCATATTCCTCCTTTCATCGTTTCGTGGGTTGGGGAGTTTATCCCCAAGATTGGGCGGGTGATGAAGTGAATCAGGAAATGGATTGGGAATAGAGTATGGAATTGATGGGTTTCGCTCAAGAGAGTGTAAAAGTATTACTGATTTTTATGCGTTGGGACATGCAGGCTGTTCATTGTTATTTGCTGGAATAGGGGAAAATCAAACACTTTTACACTTTCTAACGCTCTACCCATCCTACGCAGATTTAGTGGATTGTCATAAAAGTTTACAGTTAGGGTAAAAACTTAATTTTAAAATTTTAAAAAACAGTTACTTACTTATTTGGCGTTTATCTTGCATAAGATATCTTGTATGGAGAGAGTACCCCTTAATTAGGATTGCATTCATAAAAATATAGATTTAGGAACAACTTGTTGTTGGTTGCCTAATACGATGGGTAGAGATTATGTATAAACTTTTATGGTCTGGTCTGTTGTTGTTTCTCGGGCTTATAGCGAGTTCAGCCCAAGCTGTGTTGATAAACGCCCAGCTTACGGGAGATGGTCGGGCTGGTAACCCTGACTTGCTCCAGGTCGATGTTCTGATAGATGTGACCGGTAATGTTGCAGAGTGGGATATTACTGTCGATACGACTAACCACCCCGACATCAAACTTGATGAATTTTATTTTAATCTAAGAGATCCGTTTAACGGTAACAGTTCGCCTTGGACATTTGAAACAAACCCGCCAGCGGGATCAAATAGTGGAAATGCTAATTTCTATTTTACCGATTTTGATCCAGCTGATTGGTTGATTGATTCGCCTGCCGACCCTGTGGGTGGGGGGACCTTTACACCAAACTTCTTATTTGAATACTCAGGATCAAATGTTAATAATTTAACGTCACTGAGTTTTACAATGGTTTCTAACATTGGCGATTTTGTAGCAGATGATTTTTTGATGGCGCCTAGTTCGGTGAGTACGGATAATGATTTGGGTTCCGGTCAATTGGGTGCTCATCTTCAGTCACTTGCAGTGAATGATGCCACCTGCCCTGATGGTAGTTGTAGCGATAGTGGATTTGCTTTGGGTGTTTACAGTGACGGCGGTGGACCCCAGCAAATCCCCGAACCAAGCGTTCTGGCTCTCTTCGGCACCGGTCTTCTGGGCTTAGGTCTCATTGGCCGTCGTCGTAAGCGCTTAGCTTAAAACAAAATTTTTGTGTAAAAAAAACAGACACCGGCTTTAAGCCGGTGTCTTTGGGGTTGAATTTCTACAGAAAATTTCCGCTATTTATCTTTACCTCCCTTCCCATTGCCATTGCCTTTTCCTCCCCCGGAGCCTCCTTTACTACCAGAACCCACATTGACGGTTATTGAGGTCGTGGCGGTATTGCCTGCCCTGTCTTCGGCGACTGCACTGATGCTATGGGAACCTTTGGCGTCTTTGCGGGTATTCCAACTGTAGGAGAGGGGACTGGTGTCGGTTGCGCTCCTCATTGCCCCGTCGATGAAGAGCTGAATGGCGGCAAGGTCGGTGTTATCGCTGGCATTCACTGTAATATGGACTGTACCGCTAACGGTGCTACCCTCCGCAGGCTCTGTGATGCTCACGCTGGGAGGCGTGGTGTCGCTGGAATCCGGGGTGTTGTCCACGAGTAGGGTGACAGTGGAGGAAACCCCTTCGTTGCCGGCAGCATCATAGGCATAAGCGATAAGGGATACCGAACCATCGGCTACCTGAGTGGAATCCCAGCTAAAGCCATAGAGGGAAGTGGTATCACTGCCAACGAATTGGTCATTAGCATAAAGGTCGACTCGGGTCACACCGGCGTTATCCTCGGCACTGACGTCGATGGCGACGGTACCGGACACTGTGGCTCCCTCGCTGGGAGAGAGGATGGCCACCGAGGGTGCTTGGGTATCGATGGCGTTCGTCTCGCTGGCGGCAACCACGGCGCTGTAAGCATTGATACGACCATGGCCGTAGAAGCTGTCCCAACCGCTGCTACCCAGGTCATCGGCGGTGCTTTCTAAAATGGATTCTATTTCTCCCGGTGAGAGGAACGGATTGGCGGATAGGATCAGTGCAACCACCCCGGCAGTAGCGGGGCTGGC encodes the following:
- a CDS encoding cysteine hydrolase family protein; amino-acid sequence: MAKPNSSSKESFDPLRDSYRETVTEIPAVVESLERGRTALLVVDLQYLDAAPGYGVFAHLPKGQVPKEAPEFYYFDQLEQIVLPNVRRLQDTFRSNGLEVIHTRIQSLTKDGRDRGPQHKRLGLYAPPGSKEAEFLPEIAPQGDEIIINKTASGVFSSTNLSYVLRNLGITGLFVAGVYSNECVSTAIRDACDLGFYTTLIEDGCTTVTPELQKATIQTMKDRYARVMSTNEAIEEINQVVPT
- a CDS encoding Zn-dependent hydrolase encodes the protein MAKSLKVNFERLQADVETLARIGRHENYSLYRMAFSEGDQAAREWLQKRIQEAGLDLYVDGAANIHARFNWDGQRPSIMTGSHIDTVPGAGHLDGALGVLVGLECLRRFKELGLSLRHAVEAIAFTDEEGRFGGMLGSQAICGQLTPEAIYNARDLDGMSLSQVMTAQGLNPTDILRARRKPESVLAFLELHIEQGPVLEREGVSIGVVEGIVGLFKWEATLKGTANHAGTTPMDMRQDAFQGLAEFAGEIPRILEENGSARSVATIGRVEIFPGAANVVPGSVKFSLDVRDTEGVILRDLADAFRRALSAIARRRGLMFEFEVLSEIEPVKCDPGLMEAIFDAARNLGVEPLQMPSGAAHDTQIMATLTRAGMIFVPSQGGRSHSPAEWTPWEDIEIGANVALNTLYQLAH
- a CDS encoding sensor histidine kinase gives rise to the protein MPLSAGLIIATVEMEYLARQSTAAVYKSVRVTQGSRILGQQLIAMERAVRQFQVLNDPALYQAYMANRRKFRDILGQMLELPLSEEQRQGFGALARKESEIYDVLSRYALDADASKQALNQFSGLARQAQALLAESNQLVGEEVNALQETARKSKEWLFWQALILIPAAVAMAGLFTVLIRRYFRQFDKSIRRLGDGDFETPIKVTGPRDLEALGQQLDWLRQRLVELEEAKTKFLRHVSHELKTPLAALREGAELLCDQVTGRLNPQQLEVARILRDNSLRLQKLIEDMLRFSLAGSNQIEHIPEVVRLDQLIKIVLSDHKPTTLSKRVKLVADLNPVRVFGDRERLKAIIDNLVSNALKYSPSDSSVKVKLAQEGNQVHLDVCDSGPGVASEDGERIFDSFYQGRAQPLGPVKGTGLGLSIVKESVLAHGGHIELINSGQRGAHFRVTLPLTVAEQRP
- a CDS encoding sigma 54-interacting transcriptional regulator; the protein is MSEKNRILLVDDDRDLLRLLSMRLAGRGYETVVAESGEEALAQVELARPQAVITDLRMEGMDGMVLADCIHRKNPALPVIILTAHGSIPDAVHATKNGVFAFLTKPFNSRELLAQVEKALQISGTHYASEKEPTESWREEIITRSSLMEDLLSQARLVAESDASICLRGDSGTGKELLAKAIHKASSRNEQPFIAVNCAAIPELLLESELFGHAKGAFTGATRDYPGLFQAAHGGTLFLDEIGDMPFSLQVKLLRALQEQQVRPVGSTSTVMVDVRIISATHRDLDAEVRDGNFREDLYYRLNVVVLEIPPLAERREDILPLASHFLSTIGNGIKKNVRGFSGEAIELLVSAPWPGNVRQLHNVVEQTVALSTTPIISAKLVKKALRQQSGQFPSFAEARRQFEQEYLAGLLKITNGNVTQAARLAQRNRTDFYKLLQRHNLDPSAFKPVKRQ
- a CDS encoding ATP synthase subunit I, translating into MILALLGGMLLGGFYFGGLWLTVRRLPHVRHPALWMMLSLVLRSAVVLACFYFLLGSHWEQILAALAGMLLIRTFLVRRLRPKSEEVTPSSPRRQQI
- a CDS encoding REP-associated tyrosine transposase yields the protein MTDYRRYRIKGGCYFFTVALVDREQGVLIENIGQLRLAFREVMANHPFQIDAIVILPDHLHCIWTLPEGDDRFSMRWRQIKSAFSRQVPKVEARSKSRIKKRERGLWQRRFWEHGIRDDRDYRQHLDYIHYNPVKHGYVQRVVDWPYSSFHRFVGWGVYPQDWAGDEVNQEMDWE
- a CDS encoding PEP-CTERM sorting domain-containing protein; its protein translation is MYKLLWSGLLLFLGLIASSAQAVLINAQLTGDGRAGNPDLLQVDVLIDVTGNVAEWDITVDTTNHPDIKLDEFYFNLRDPFNGNSSPWTFETNPPAGSNSGNANFYFTDFDPADWLIDSPADPVGGGTFTPNFLFEYSGSNVNNLTSLSFTMVSNIGDFVADDFLMAPSSVSTDNDLGSGQLGAHLQSLAVNDATCPDGSCSDSGFALGVYSDGGGPQQIPEPSVLALFGTGLLGLGLIGRRRKRLA